Proteins from a single region of Methanoculleus taiwanensis:
- a CDS encoding fasciclin domain-containing protein — MNRLKTTRWCLLALVAILAICMAAPACTACPEQAGAEPAQTTGNIVELASGVDDLSTLVTAVQAADLVETLSAEGPYTVFAPTNEAFDELPDGVLEDLLANPDELAGVLTYHVVEGIYCASDLADIDTLTTVQGDEIRISTTDDGVMINDAMVIDANIDASNGVVHVIDGVLIPPVTPDDMQC, encoded by the coding sequence ATGAATCGATTAAAGACGACAAGATGGTGCCTTCTTGCTCTTGTGGCTATTCTGGCCATCTGTATGGCAGCACCCGCCTGCACCGCCTGTCCGGAACAGGCCGGGGCAGAACCTGCGCAGACAACCGGAAATATCGTCGAACTGGCTTCCGGTGTGGATGATCTCTCCACGCTGGTGACGGCGGTTCAGGCTGCCGACCTCGTGGAGACGCTCAGTGCCGAAGGGCCGTACACGGTCTTTGCCCCGACGAACGAGGCGTTTGATGAGCTCCCGGATGGGGTTTTAGAGGACCTCCTTGCTAATCCCGACGAACTGGCGGGCGTCCTCACCTACCATGTGGTGGAAGGCATCTACTGCGCCTCGGATCTTGCGGATATCGACACCCTCACGACGGTTCAGGGTGACGAGATCAGGATCTCCACCACTGACGACGGTGTTATGATCAACGATGCAATGGTCATTGATGCGAACATTGATGCGTCCAACGGCGTCGTCCATGTCATCGACGGTGTGCTGATCCCGCCGGTGACGCCGGACGATATGCAGTGCTGA
- a CDS encoding LEA type 2 family protein yields the protein MMGRAVFLLLISIAAIAAAGCTAPPVYEQPDIAVDGIAVENVSLSRINLVLRLTITNPNPVGATLENLSFDIYFLEGDRQRFLAHGEQGGFTIRPDGDTTVAVPVTVDNIRLVTALLRLLEDGAVTFRVSGSGTLDFYITSFDVPFDRTVEVRL from the coding sequence ATGATGGGGCGGGCGGTTTTTCTTCTTCTCATCTCCATTGCCGCCATTGCTGCGGCAGGCTGCACGGCGCCACCCGTGTACGAACAGCCGGACATTGCAGTCGACGGGATCGCCGTCGAAAATGTTTCGCTTTCACGTATCAATCTCGTGCTCCGGCTCACCATTACGAACCCGAATCCGGTAGGCGCTACGCTTGAGAATCTCTCGTTCGATATCTACTTTCTGGAGGGCGATCGGCAGCGGTTCCTCGCGCATGGAGAGCAGGGGGGCTTTACGATCCGACCTGATGGCGACACAACCGTCGCCGTTCCCGTGACCGTCGACAACATCCGGCTCGTGACGGCTCTCCTCCGGCTCCTCGAGGACGGCGCGGTCACCTTCCGGGTGAGCGGTTCGGGCACGCTCGATTTCTATATCACCTCGTTTGACGTCCCGTTCGACCGCACCGTCGAGGTGCGGCTGTAG
- a CDS encoding YkgJ family cysteine cluster protein, with protein MGFECIQCGECCSHLGQVHVIAEEYGGYRFLIRNVYTGEKTPVCIDADKIHLYPEKGIFKERPEACPFLRKDPENRRVCCIVHATRPEICRDFSCWRLLIVDGTGTRAGRIMGSRHLAADDPVLAEVWEKEVRTMHEPEDAAWEAEMIRIVRRAGYSVRR; from the coding sequence GTGGGTTTCGAATGCATCCAGTGCGGCGAGTGCTGCAGTCACCTCGGGCAGGTGCACGTCATTGCAGAAGAGTACGGCGGGTACCGGTTCCTGATCCGGAACGTGTATACCGGGGAGAAGACGCCGGTCTGCATCGATGCCGATAAAATACACCTCTACCCGGAGAAGGGCATCTTCAAAGAGCGCCCGGAAGCCTGCCCGTTTCTCCGGAAAGATCCCGAAAACCGGAGAGTCTGCTGCATCGTCCACGCCACCCGTCCCGAGATCTGCAGGGACTTTTCGTGCTGGCGCCTGCTGATCGTCGACGGCACCGGAACGCGGGCGGGGAGGATTATGGGTTCGCGGCATCTCGCCGCCGACGACCCCGTCCTCGCAGAAGTCTGGGAGAAGGAAGTTCGGACGATGCACGAGCCTGAAGATGCGGCCTGGGAAGCGGAGATGATCAGGATTGTAAGGCGGGCGGGATACTCGGTGCGCCGGTAG